The DNA sequence GGGCTTTTCGGTATTTGTTCCGGGCAATTTGAATCCGACTCGCGAGCAGGTGGTACTCGATGAGGTCTTCCGGGTCAAGGCCAATTCCTAGTTCGATGGAAGCCCATGCCTCGTTGTATTTGCGGGATTTGAGCAATACACTGGCCTGATAGTAATAGCTCTCTGCGTGGGCTGGATCTACATCTAGCGCCTTTTCCAGTGCCTCCAGTGCTTGGGAGAAACGGCTCAGATCATCCAGAACGCATCCAAGCTGAAGGTGTCCTAGCACATCCTCCGGTTCTAGCTCGGTATATAGTCTGAGATCAATGAGCGCATCTGTGAATTGGCCAGATTGAGCGAGCAAGAGGCCTCGTAGATAATACCCATCCGCGGCTTCTGGAGCGATATCCAGCCATTTCCCTAGCGCTTCAATCGCTTCCTCGGGTCTATTCAGCTCCACCAAGAGTTCGGAGCGGTACTTCCAAAGCTCTTCCCAATCCGGCTCAATCGCCAAAGCTTGGTCCAAGGATTCCAAGGCCTCCTCCCAGCAAGAGAGTGAGGCGAGTGTACGGCTGTGGGCAAGTAGGTGGGATGTCTGCATAGATCTAGGGAAGCTGGGGTCGCGTATTGTGTAAGATAAGCACTTGTACGGAAACTAGCGAGAACCGATTACGCGAACAAGGTAGAAGATTTGGGATGCCTTGTTTAATTATTTGACTAAATGATTAAACAAAAAATTGTCAGACCTGTTCTTGGAAGAAAACATTGATTATGGCACAAGACACTCAAAATTGGCCCGAACTTGCAGCTGGACTGTATGACAAACTCACAGGGAGAAATGCCGAAATCTCCTATGAATTCAACAACTTCGACGTTCAAGTCCCGAGTAGCGCTTCCAACGATGCTCAACACGCTCACTGGAAAATCAACGGAACCTTGAAGATCCGCACTCAGGATTCCGGTCAAAACCGATCTGACAATTAGGAACATAGCCGTTTGGTCTTCGGACCGGACGGCTCAATCATTTGAGGCATGGAAAACTGGATGCACGCTTTACAGACTCTTTCCTTCGAGGGCAAACTGGACATCGAGTCCGATCACGGAACCGTGTCGATATCGGGAGGATATGAGGACGGAATCATCTGTACATTTGATCGAGGCGCTGCGTTCAGACATGTGCTCCGATCCATCCGATCCCGAGGGTTTTCATGGCAAGAATTATTCGACCAGAGGAAAGCTATTTCCCAATTTTCGCAGCCTATTTCGGTTTACATCCGGGAAGGAAAATTACTGGAAAGGCAATCAGACGGGAAGTTGCGCATGAATTACTGGTTGGCGATACCGCAGGTGGTGCGGGTGATGTTCTCGGACTGAGCAATTCCCATTTACGTAAATAGCGTCAACATACTGACTGAATTTACGTGAATTGCGTCAACATACTGACGCAATTTTCATTTTTTGATCCTGCCGGCATTCATTTCAGGTGCTTCGGTCAAAAGGGAAAGTCGATACAATTCGTAGTGTATTTCCGAAAAAATGATAGGCGGGATCTCGCTGAGATCTTGAGGCGAACCAGCATGATTGAAGGTCAATTTGCCCATTCTGACATATTTAAAAATGCCTGCTGGCGTAGTCTCCCCATTTTGAAAGTCAACTCCTACTTCCAATATCGCTTCGAACGCTCCAGCTCGTTTGGTTGGGTAGTTGCCAGAATCCCATTGTCCCTGAAGGCTATAGGACCAGCCTTGTTTTTTGAGCCAATTTTCCATAGCGTGTTGCTGGAGCCAAATGCCCTCAAATTTCGTGGAATGAGTATCTGAATGTGAGGTTTCCACACCGTACCGATATAGGTTTCTTCCAACCTGTACAAATGGTTGGATGATTCCTTCACTCGCAAGCGTTTCTCGCCAGTTTTCGACCTCTTGCCTAGTGCCTTGGCAGGGATGCCAAAGACTCACTTGCATTTCATCGAGGTTGGGCTCCACGGGTTCTCCCAGAATATTGATCCATTCTCCGTCTGACGAAATCAAGTCGATAGAATGTGTCTCGGATTCAAACCGCCAGATCAATCCTTCCGCGATCATGCCTACGAGTGGGTGCTGCCGAAAATGGGTATTCCAATGAGGGAAATCCATCTTTCGTAGCCTCAAATACATTCCCTGTATATGCTGTGTCTGGATGGCAAGTTGTTCCTTGACCTCTTTGGCGGTTTTCTTGATGGCTTTTATTTCTTCCTTGTGGGTAGTAGCAAGCGTTTTGGGAAGGGTTTTTTGCCGTTTTCCAGCGGGAGTTTCCCATGCTAATTTCACTTGCCAGCTGGGTGTAAGCGTCAAAATTGCCCGGTATTCATCTAATTCCCATGCCCGTTTTCCATAAGAAAGCCCAAAATGTGGGGTGGTCATTTCAGCGAGGGATTCCATGGAGATGTCTGAAGCATTGGCCATCTGCTGGATTTGCTTGTCGATGAGTTTGTTGACAGATGGATATTTGATCTTATGCTTGAGCTTTTTCAGGTAGGGGAGTCCGATTTCTGGAGCTTGCTGTCCAAATACATAGATGCCTGCATTGCCGATCTTCTTGGCGAGTGCCCCAATACTCGGAAGTTTTTTGAAGGACCAATGGGTGAGTTCCTCCAATTTGGGAAATACCTTCTGCGAATCTAGATAGGGCCAGGCCCATACCACCCCCCTGATCATGTCTAAGGTCAATGGATTTACGTCTAGGGACGTTTTCGTTCGATGCCCTTTTTGGATGGACTGAATGGTGAGATTGATCAAATGCTCAAAATCTGATTCCCAATCGCGTTGATGTTCCTTGAGATAAGCCTTGACCTGTTTCTTCCACTTCATCGAGGGTTTGGATCCTTTTCCGGCTTGCTGAAGGAGTGGAATGAAGGCTTCCCAACCATCTGGATTGGTCACTCGAAACGATTGGATTTCAGTTCCCACAGCATCTTGAACAATGACGATGCCCTTGTCATCTTGCCATTGGAGGATACTTAGCCGCTTTTTTAATTCTGAGGGATCTTGTGCGTACAAAAATGCCTGAGCCAAAGGTTCCAATTGCCTGTTCAGTTGTTCTGGTATCGGAAATTCATGGATGTTGCGCTCAAGTAGATTCATGAGGTCTGAATATGGGAAAAGGTAGAATCCAATGCGCTCTGCATGAAAAAAATGGGTGACCTCACCTACCAAGAAACTCAATTCTCCAAGCGTCAATGGACCTATCATTCGTATCATTTTTGCTGTTAGGGATTCTAGATCAAATCCCCGCTTTTCATTGCGAGCAAGTATCCAGAGCACAGCTCCAATGCTCAATAGCTGCGATTCATGGTTCAATCGGGTAAATGACTGAATGAGCCCTTCCATATTCTCTGTGGAGATCCTGCCCGCTACGTTATGCCATTTCACAATCTTTTTCGCCCATTCTTCGGCATGACTTGGATCGGCTGAACCTTGGGCTAATCTTTTGGTCAAAGTAGAAATATACTGAGAGAGCTCGATGCTGGTCATTGGATTGTTTTGGGTGATAAATAAGGCATAAATGTCATTTTTACCAACTTTAAAGTTGTATAATGTTTGGGATCTCATCAGGTCATCCCCTGATTTCTACCAATCCATCCCGCCCAAAACGCTCATTTTTCTGACGTACATCTTGTTTTCTTGACCCTTCATTTATTTCCCTTCCAACCTCGAAAATTTTGGTTTTGCGGGATGGGTAAAATGTGTAGATTGGGAGGTTGATGTTAACCCCCAAACCCCGAGAATATGTCCATACTGTTTGATAGCTTCCAAGAATGGAAGGAAGCTTGCGAACGCACTCAAGCCCCTCCGTGGAAGCCCGTCCTCGAATACGAGATAGTTCAGAAGAATCGCGAGGAATCCTTTATCTGGGAGAAGCTGGAACAGGCCTATGCAGTCATGAAGGATGCGGTACAGACAGGCCTCACCGAAGACATGACATCTTTCAGCGGCATGGTCAAGAACGGCGCCAAGAAGGTCATCAATTCGCCAATCAGCGTACTTGGGCCTCAGTTCCAGAAGCTCATCGCCTATTCACTTGCCGCCAAGGAAGTGAATTCGTGCATGGGACGGATCGTAGCGGCACCGACCGCTGGTGCTTCTGGAATCATGCCGGGTGTGCTGGTCATGATGGAGGAGCTACACGAGATCGAACCCCGAAAGCTACACGAGGGCATGTTGGTGTCCGCCGGGATCGCCTTGATCATTGAAAAGCGCGCCTCGATTGCCGGGGCCGTAGGTGGGTGCCAGGCTGAAACAGGAACTGCGGCAGCCATGGCCGCGGGAGCGATTGTCTATACCTTGGGAGGAGATCTGGAGACCATTTTCGAGTCGGTCGCCATCACGATCATGAATATGCTCGGACTCATCTGTGACCCAGTGGCGGGATTGGTAGAGGTGCCTTGTGTAAAACGAAATGGGTCTGCAGCAGTGATTGCCTTTGCTTCTGCGCAAATCGCCCTTGCTGGAGATTCAGCAATGATTCCCGTCGATGAGGTGATCGATGCGATGGGAGAGGTGGGCGCTTCGATGGAAGACAAATACAAGGAAACGGCCCTCGGAGGAATCGCCAATACGCCTACTGCCCGTGAGATTGAGGCTCGGGTGCTGGTTCAGGAGGCAGAGCAGGTTGAGGAAGAAATATAAGGGTCGGAGCAGCCAAACAGCTCCCTGTTTCAATCGAAGACATGTAAGCCCATTCGGAAATTGCGATTGGAAAAACTCCGATCAATTTGTCCGAATGGGCTAACTGTTTTAATTTCCAAATTAACGGCAATTTAAGCCAATATGATTGGTAGAAAGTCCCACTTGATCGGTTTTCGTAAAGGGTCAACTATTCCTGAATGATGTAATGTCGGCACAATTTTCGCGTGCTGCATGAAGCTGAATTCTACTAGCTTTTTCCCATCAATCCGCATTTATTAAGACTTCTGAATCCATGGTGCGTAGTGCTTGCTTGCTAATCCTTTCGTTGCTCTTCTTTGGTACCCCCGTCCGCGCAGAGCGTGTCTTGGAAGATCTGGATTTCAATTCTGGAAATTGGGCCATGATCGGCGTTCCGCTTCACAACTACAAGTTGCTCCCGATCCAAGAGGAGTTGGGAACTTTCGTTTCGCGTGATCTCAGCATGATGAAGAAAATTCAGGAAGCCTGGGATCTGGATGTCACCTATGACTCCAAATGCGATTATCACTATGCCCTCAAATTTTACGAGGATGGGAAATTGATTAAGACCCTCACCCTCAACCTCCATTGTGGGTATCTGACCTACCAAGGGCTTTCCTACGAATTCTCCCCCAATGAATTCGAATTGTTCCGCAACAATTCCACCCCCATCGCATGGTCCCGGATTTCCTTCAAGGATCTCGGCCTCCTCAAGGAAGCCGTCAGTACCTTGGACAACCGCAAAGACATTTTCTGGTATGACGACGTGCACCAGTATGTATATCCCGGTTTTTTCATGATTTCGGTGAATAACATTCCTTGGAACTCAGACCTTGATTCTCTGCACCAAGTCGTCCATGACAAGATGATCGAGCGCACTGCTTCTACCGAATTCTACCTACAAGAATATTTTCACGTGATCCGCGGAGACAAATTGTTTGTGCGATATGTTGTAAATTGTGAGGAGCATTTGGCTGGAATTTTGGAAAAAGGCGTTTCCCTACCGTGGAGACCCCATATCCAAGCAGGGGATTCCGTGAGCATTTTGGCGATTGGTATCGACGAGACCAAATATCGACAGCTCATGGGTCAGCAATAAGCGACGCACTATGCAAGATCCCATCTCGAGAAGATATTTCCTTCAACTAGCCGGCAAGATCTCTGCCGGCTTTTTTGGCCTTCAGGCCGTGGCCTCATCTGCACTGGCAGCGGAATCCCCCGCTCCGGGTCAGGTCTTGGGCCGCGGATATGGAGCCTTGCGCACCGATCCCAAGGGGATTCTCAATCTGCCCAAAGGATTTTCCTACCGCATCATTTCGCAGCATGGTACCGTCATGGATGATGGATTCTTCGTGCCGGGAAAGCCTGATGGCATGGCGACCTTTCTCGGCCCAGAAGGAAAAACCATCATCGTCAGGAATCACGAGTTGAGCCCTGAAATGAATGATCTCGGAGCTTTTGGGGAAAAGCTAGAACTGCTCCGAGCTGTACCAAAATCTGCCTTGTACGACTTTGGGGGAGGAAAATTGCCCGGACTGGGAGGGACGACCACGCTGGTATACGATACCAAAACCCACACCGTGGAAAAGGAATTCCTGAGTCTCGCGGGGACGATCCGAAATTGTGCTGGCGGGCCCACCCCGTGGAATACGTGGATCACATGCGAGGAAACCGTCTTGAAGAATGTGGGGGATCTGGAGCAAACGCATGGATACAATTTCGAAGTGCCAGCTTCGCATATTCCCCAGTTGTATGATCCTGTCCCACTGAAAGCCATGGGAAGGTTTCAGCATGAGGCTGTCGCGGTCGAACCCAACTCCGGTATTGTGTATCAAACGGAAGATCGCCACGATGGAGTCATCTACCGATTCCTTCCCAAAGTTCCCGGTAAGCTCCACAAAGGCGGCAAGCTTCAAGCACTCGCTATTCGCGACCGCAAATCCTTCGACACCCGCAATTGGGCAGGCTTGAAAACCGAGCGATTTCCCAAGAATCTGCCGCTCCCCGTGATGTGGATCGACGTGGAGGATGTAGAGTCTCCCGATGATCAGTTGAGGTACCAGTCCTTTGAAGCGGGAGCTGCGAGATTTGCCCGAGGAGAAGGGATGTGGTATGGAAATGAGGAAGTGTTTTTTGCCTGTACCAATGGTGGAATCAGAAAGCAAGGTCAGATTTTCAGATATGTACCCAGTCCGTACGAAGGAACCAGCCGGGAAGGGGAAAGACCCGCTACGCTTGAATTGTTTATCGAGCCCAACCGTTCACGACTGCTGGAAAACTGTGACAACTTGACGGTATCGCCATTTGGCGATCTTATGGTCTGCGAGGACAATCTCAATCCTCGAATTTTGGGGGTGACTCCCTCGGGTGAAATCTATCCATTTGCTCACAACATCGGGTTTATGTCCGAATTTGCCGGAGTGTG is a window from the Pontibacter sp. G13 genome containing:
- a CDS encoding alkaline phosphatase PhoX, which translates into the protein MQDPISRRYFLQLAGKISAGFFGLQAVASSALAAESPAPGQVLGRGYGALRTDPKGILNLPKGFSYRIISQHGTVMDDGFFVPGKPDGMATFLGPEGKTIIVRNHELSPEMNDLGAFGEKLELLRAVPKSALYDFGGGKLPGLGGTTTLVYDTKTHTVEKEFLSLAGTIRNCAGGPTPWNTWITCEETVLKNVGDLEQTHGYNFEVPASHIPQLYDPVPLKAMGRFQHEAVAVEPNSGIVYQTEDRHDGVIYRFLPKVPGKLHKGGKLQALAIRDRKSFDTRNWAGLKTERFPKNLPLPVMWIDVEDVESPDDQLRYQSFEAGAARFARGEGMWYGNEEVFFACTNGGIRKQGQIFRYVPSPYEGTSREGERPATLELFIEPNRSRLLENCDNLTVSPFGDLMVCEDNLNPRILGVTPSGEIYPFAHNIGFMSEFAGVCFSPDGSTMFVNIQHANLTFAITGPFRRPEAQAWQTFKPSRNK
- a CDS encoding DUF4132 domain-containing protein is translated as MTSIELSQYISTLTKRLAQGSADPSHAEEWAKKIVKWHNVAGRISTENMEGLIQSFTRLNHESQLLSIGAVLWILARNEKRGFDLESLTAKMIRMIGPLTLGELSFLVGEVTHFFHAERIGFYLFPYSDLMNLLERNIHEFPIPEQLNRQLEPLAQAFLYAQDPSELKKRLSILQWQDDKGIVIVQDAVGTEIQSFRVTNPDGWEAFIPLLQQAGKGSKPSMKWKKQVKAYLKEHQRDWESDFEHLINLTIQSIQKGHRTKTSLDVNPLTLDMIRGVVWAWPYLDSQKVFPKLEELTHWSFKKLPSIGALAKKIGNAGIYVFGQQAPEIGLPYLKKLKHKIKYPSVNKLIDKQIQQMANASDISMESLAEMTTPHFGLSYGKRAWELDEYRAILTLTPSWQVKLAWETPAGKRQKTLPKTLATTHKEEIKAIKKTAKEVKEQLAIQTQHIQGMYLRLRKMDFPHWNTHFRQHPLVGMIAEGLIWRFESETHSIDLISSDGEWINILGEPVEPNLDEMQVSLWHPCQGTRQEVENWRETLASEGIIQPFVQVGRNLYRYGVETSHSDTHSTKFEGIWLQQHAMENWLKKQGWSYSLQGQWDSGNYPTKRAGAFEAILEVGVDFQNGETTPAGIFKYVRMGKLTFNHAGSPQDLSEIPPIIFSEIHYELYRLSLLTEAPEMNAGRIKK
- the sdaAA gene encoding L-serine ammonia-lyase, iron-sulfur-dependent, subunit alpha — encoded protein: MSILFDSFQEWKEACERTQAPPWKPVLEYEIVQKNREESFIWEKLEQAYAVMKDAVQTGLTEDMTSFSGMVKNGAKKVINSPISVLGPQFQKLIAYSLAAKEVNSCMGRIVAAPTAGASGIMPGVLVMMEELHEIEPRKLHEGMLVSAGIALIIEKRASIAGAVGGCQAETGTAAAMAAGAIVYTLGGDLETIFESVAITIMNMLGLICDPVAGLVEVPCVKRNGSAAVIAFASAQIALAGDSAMIPVDEVIDAMGEVGASMEDKYKETALGGIANTPTAREIEARVLVQEAEQVEEEI
- a CDS encoding tetratricopeptide repeat protein, with protein sequence MQTSHLLAHSRTLASLSCWEEALESLDQALAIEPDWEELWKYRSELLVELNRPEEAIEALGKWLDIAPEAADGYYLRGLLLAQSGQFTDALIDLRLYTELEPEDVLGHLQLGCVLDDLSRFSQALEALEKALDVDPAHAESYYYQASVLLKSRKYNEAWASIELGIGLDPEDLIEYHLLASRIQIARNKYRKALQQLDEVETIQADHPLIAYQRAVIFDQMGMPQRAVEQIDIHLGNMPDDAVAWHFKSHLHLALEDPKEALTAIEEAIKLNPESIRYKKFRKYLNYLISKEAWRKSGALKVSKQFDKTPDPSNDPDL